A window of Ictidomys tridecemlineatus isolate mIctTri1 chromosome 15, mIctTri1.hap1, whole genome shotgun sequence contains these coding sequences:
- the Znf524 gene encoding zinc finger protein 524 isoform X2, translating into MDTPSPDPLPSTLTGEEEKPLALLPPVPRGRRGRPPGGAASSNRTLKASFPRKRGRPPKSGQEPPLAQELTSQVGSGGGSDLLLIDDQGVPYTVSERSAAGGPQGSVSRRAPHFCPVCLRAFPYLSDLERHSISHSELKPHECKDCGKTFKRSSHLRRHCNIHAGLRPFCCQLCPRRFREAGELAHHHRVHSGERPYQCPVCWLRFTEANTLRRHSKRKHPEALGMPLCPPDPRPETPWDEEEGIPATAGVCEEGPEGKEPACSAPSASASRSWLTARSSAGTGPSVQRLHRPDRSAWDSK; encoded by the exons ATGGACACCCCCAGCCCAGACCCGTTGCCTTCGACTTTGACTGGGGAGGAAGAGAAACCTCTGGCCTTACTTCCTCCCGTTCCCCGGGGCCGCAGAGGCAgacctcccgggggagccgccTCCTCAAATCGGACCCTCAAGGCCTCCTTCCCTCGCAAGCGGGGCCGCCCCCCCAAGTCAGGGCAGGAGCCCCCGCTGGCGCAGGAGCTGACCTCACAGGTGGGCAGTGGTGGTGGCAGCGACCTCCTGTTGATCGATGATCAGGGTGTACCCTATACAGTCTCAGAAAGGTCGGCTGCAGGTGGGCCCCAGGGCTCTGTCTCCAGAAGGGCCCCGCACTTCTGCCCTGTGTGCCTGCGCGCCTTCCCCTACCTCTCCGACCTGGAGCGCCACAGCATCTCACACTCGGAGCTGAAGCCACATGAGTGCAAGGATTGCGGCAAGACCTTCAAGCGGTCCAGCCACCTGCGGCGGCACTGCAACATCCATGCGGGCCTGCGGCCCTTCTGCTGTCAGCTGTGCCCGCGCCGCTTCCGCGAGGCAGGCGAGCTGGCACATCACCACCGCGTGCACTCCGGTGAGCGCCCATACCAGTGCCCAGTGTGCTGGCTGCGCTTCACTGAGGCCAACACCCTGCGGCGCCATTCCAAACGCAAGCACCCAGAGGCCTTGGGAATGCCCCTGTGTCCCCCTGACCCAAGGCCCGAGACGCCGTGGGACGAAGAAGAAGGCATCCCGGCCACAGCTGGGGTGTGTGAGGAGGGGCCTGAGGGGAAGGAGCCCGCCTGTTCTGCACCCTCGGCCTCTGCTTCCCGGTCCTGGCTTACAGCCAGGAGCTCAGCTGGCACCGGGCCCAG TGTTCAGCGGCTGCACCGCCCTGACAGAAGTGCGTGGGATTCCAAATAA
- the Znf524 gene encoding zinc finger protein 524 isoform X1, producing MDTPSPDPLPSTLTGEEEKPLALLPPVPRGRRGRPPGGAASSNRTLKASFPRKRGRPPKSGQEPPLAQELTSQVGSGGGSDLLLIDDQGVPYTVSERSAAGGPQGSVSRRAPHFCPVCLRAFPYLSDLERHSISHSELKPHECKDCGKTFKRSSHLRRHCNIHAGLRPFCCQLCPRRFREAGELAHHHRVHSGERPYQCPVCWLRFTEANTLRRHSKRKHPEALGMPLCPPDPRPETPWDEEEGIPATAGVCEEGPEGKEPACSAPSASASRSWLTARSSAGTGPRQVGQDTLTSGGLPVLGEGRG from the coding sequence ATGGACACCCCCAGCCCAGACCCGTTGCCTTCGACTTTGACTGGGGAGGAAGAGAAACCTCTGGCCTTACTTCCTCCCGTTCCCCGGGGCCGCAGAGGCAgacctcccgggggagccgccTCCTCAAATCGGACCCTCAAGGCCTCCTTCCCTCGCAAGCGGGGCCGCCCCCCCAAGTCAGGGCAGGAGCCCCCGCTGGCGCAGGAGCTGACCTCACAGGTGGGCAGTGGTGGTGGCAGCGACCTCCTGTTGATCGATGATCAGGGTGTACCCTATACAGTCTCAGAAAGGTCGGCTGCAGGTGGGCCCCAGGGCTCTGTCTCCAGAAGGGCCCCGCACTTCTGCCCTGTGTGCCTGCGCGCCTTCCCCTACCTCTCCGACCTGGAGCGCCACAGCATCTCACACTCGGAGCTGAAGCCACATGAGTGCAAGGATTGCGGCAAGACCTTCAAGCGGTCCAGCCACCTGCGGCGGCACTGCAACATCCATGCGGGCCTGCGGCCCTTCTGCTGTCAGCTGTGCCCGCGCCGCTTCCGCGAGGCAGGCGAGCTGGCACATCACCACCGCGTGCACTCCGGTGAGCGCCCATACCAGTGCCCAGTGTGCTGGCTGCGCTTCACTGAGGCCAACACCCTGCGGCGCCATTCCAAACGCAAGCACCCAGAGGCCTTGGGAATGCCCCTGTGTCCCCCTGACCCAAGGCCCGAGACGCCGTGGGACGAAGAAGAAGGCATCCCGGCCACAGCTGGGGTGTGTGAGGAGGGGCCTGAGGGGAAGGAGCCCGCCTGTTCTGCACCCTCGGCCTCTGCTTCCCGGTCCTGGCTTACAGCCAGGAGCTCAGCTGGCACCGGGCCCAGGCAAGTGGGCCAGGACACCCTCACTTCTGGTGGTCTTCCTGTCTTGGGAGAGGGTCGAGGCTAG
- the Fiz1 gene encoding flt3-interacting zinc finger protein 1 isoform X1, whose protein sequence is MSGAGAASSESCQEGVCAREPGGSAGREVGARKGERGSRKPPATTVPPVTMDEARLPAPPAPAPAPATAQAAPVAAPRVPFHCSECGKSFRYRSDLRRHFARHTALKPHACPRCGKGFKHSFNLANHLRSHTGERPYRCSACPKGFRDSTGLLHHQVVHTGEKPYCCLVCELRFSSRSSLGRHLKRQHRGVLPAPLQPGPGLPALSAPCSVCCNVGPCSVCGGAGTGSGEGLEGAGAGSWGLAEAAAAAAASLPPFACGACARRFDHGRELAAHWAAHTDVKPFKCPRCERDFNAPALLERHKLTHDLQGAGAPPVQVWVPGASSGLETAREGGSAEAGDARSAWDGGLLLGPTGGGVPELGGLLPEGGGEAPARGAAAEPSEDTLYQCDCGTFFASAAALASHLEAHSGPATYGCGHCGALYAALAALEEHRRVSHGEGGGEEAAAAAPGGQPASGEPASGSGRGKKIFGCSECEKLFRSPRDLERHVLVHTGEKPFPCLECGKFFRHECYLKRHRLLHGTERPFPCHICGKGFITLSNLSRHLKLHRGMD, encoded by the exons ATGAGCGGCGCGGGGGCCGCAAGCAGCGAGAGCTGCCAGGAGGGGGTCTGCGCGCGCGAGCCCGGCGGCTCCGCGGGGCGCGAGGTCGGCGCGCGCAAGGGCGAGCGCGGGAGCAG AAAGCCCCCAGCCACCACTGTGCCACCTGTCACCATGGATGAAGCCCGGCTGCCCGCACCCCCGGCTCCTGCCCCTGCACCTGCTACAGCACAGGCAGCACCTGTTGCAGCCCCCCGCGTCCCATTTCACTGCAGCGAATGTGGCAAGAGCTTCCGCTACCGTTCGGACCTGCGGCGTCACTTCGCTCGGCACACAGCTCTCAAGCCCCATGCGTGTCCACGCTGTGGCAAGGGCTTCAAGCACAGCTTCAACCTGGCCAACCACCTGCGCTCCCACACGGGGGAGCGGCCCTACCGCTGCTCTGCCTGTCCCAAGGGTTTCCGCGACTCCACAGGCCTGCTGCACCACCAG GTCGtccacactggggagaagccGTACTGCTGCCTGGTCTGCGAGCTCCGCTTCTCTTCGCGCTCCAGCCTGGGCCGCCACCTCAAGCGCCAGCACCGCGGGGTGCTCCCAGCACCGCTGCAGCCTGGCCCGGGCCTGCCCGCCCTGAGCGCACCCTGCTCCGTCTGCTGCAACGTGGGGCCCTGCTCAGTGTGCGGGGGCGCGGGGACCGGCAGTGGAGAGGGCCTGGAGGGCGCGGGCGCCGGCAGCTGGGGGCTGGCAGAGGCGGCAGCCGCAGCCGCAGCCTCCTTGCCTCCGTTTGCTTGTGGCGCCTGCGCACGGCGCTTCGACCACGGCCGCGAGCTGGCAGCCCACTGGGCCGCGCACACAGACGTGAAGCCCTTCAAGTGCCCGCGCTGTGAGCGCGACTTCAACGCGCCCGCGCTGCTGGAGCGGCACAAGCTGACCCACGACCTGCAGGGTGCTGGCGCACCCCCTGTGCAGGTCTGGGTCCCGGGAGCCAGTAGTGGGCTGGAGACAGCCCGCGAGGGCGGCTCAGCCGAGGCAGGAGACGCACGATCGGCTTGGGACGGCGGGCTACTCCTGGGCCCCACCGGGGGTGGCGTGCCCGAGCTCGGGGGGCTGCTTCCGGAGGGCGGCGGTGAGGCCCCCGCGCGGGGTGCGGCGGCCGAGCCGTCGGAAGACACCCTGTACCAATGCGACTGCGGGACGTTCTTCGCGTCGGCTGCGGCGCTGGCCAGCCACCTGGAGGCTCACTCGGGTCCAGCCACCTACGGCTGTGGCCATTGCGGGGCGCTGTACGCGGCGCTAGCGGCCCTGGAGGAGCACCGGCGGGTCAGCCACGGCGAGGGCGGCGGGGAGGAGGCGGCAGCGGCGGCTCCTGGGGGGCAGCCGGCATCCGGGGAGCCTGCGTCGGGCTCCGGACGCGGCAAGAAGATCTTTGGCTGCTCTGAGTGCGAGAAGCTGTTCCGCTCCCCCCGCGACCTGGAGCGGCACGTGCTGGTGCACACCGGCGAGAAGCCGTTCCCGTGCCTCGAGTGCGGCAAGTTCTTCCGGCACGAGTGCTACCTCAAGCGCCACCGGCTGCTGCATGGCACCGAGCGGCCCTTCCCCTGCCACATCTGCGGCAAGGGCTTCATCACGCTCAGCAACCTCTCCAGGCACCTGAAGCTGCACCGGGGCATGGACTGA
- the Fiz1 gene encoding flt3-interacting zinc finger protein 1 isoform X2: protein MRKPPATTVPPVTMDEARLPAPPAPAPAPATAQAAPVAAPRVPFHCSECGKSFRYRSDLRRHFARHTALKPHACPRCGKGFKHSFNLANHLRSHTGERPYRCSACPKGFRDSTGLLHHQVVHTGEKPYCCLVCELRFSSRSSLGRHLKRQHRGVLPAPLQPGPGLPALSAPCSVCCNVGPCSVCGGAGTGSGEGLEGAGAGSWGLAEAAAAAAASLPPFACGACARRFDHGRELAAHWAAHTDVKPFKCPRCERDFNAPALLERHKLTHDLQGAGAPPVQVWVPGASSGLETAREGGSAEAGDARSAWDGGLLLGPTGGGVPELGGLLPEGGGEAPARGAAAEPSEDTLYQCDCGTFFASAAALASHLEAHSGPATYGCGHCGALYAALAALEEHRRVSHGEGGGEEAAAAAPGGQPASGEPASGSGRGKKIFGCSECEKLFRSPRDLERHVLVHTGEKPFPCLECGKFFRHECYLKRHRLLHGTERPFPCHICGKGFITLSNLSRHLKLHRGMD, encoded by the exons ATGAG AAAGCCCCCAGCCACCACTGTGCCACCTGTCACCATGGATGAAGCCCGGCTGCCCGCACCCCCGGCTCCTGCCCCTGCACCTGCTACAGCACAGGCAGCACCTGTTGCAGCCCCCCGCGTCCCATTTCACTGCAGCGAATGTGGCAAGAGCTTCCGCTACCGTTCGGACCTGCGGCGTCACTTCGCTCGGCACACAGCTCTCAAGCCCCATGCGTGTCCACGCTGTGGCAAGGGCTTCAAGCACAGCTTCAACCTGGCCAACCACCTGCGCTCCCACACGGGGGAGCGGCCCTACCGCTGCTCTGCCTGTCCCAAGGGTTTCCGCGACTCCACAGGCCTGCTGCACCACCAG GTCGtccacactggggagaagccGTACTGCTGCCTGGTCTGCGAGCTCCGCTTCTCTTCGCGCTCCAGCCTGGGCCGCCACCTCAAGCGCCAGCACCGCGGGGTGCTCCCAGCACCGCTGCAGCCTGGCCCGGGCCTGCCCGCCCTGAGCGCACCCTGCTCCGTCTGCTGCAACGTGGGGCCCTGCTCAGTGTGCGGGGGCGCGGGGACCGGCAGTGGAGAGGGCCTGGAGGGCGCGGGCGCCGGCAGCTGGGGGCTGGCAGAGGCGGCAGCCGCAGCCGCAGCCTCCTTGCCTCCGTTTGCTTGTGGCGCCTGCGCACGGCGCTTCGACCACGGCCGCGAGCTGGCAGCCCACTGGGCCGCGCACACAGACGTGAAGCCCTTCAAGTGCCCGCGCTGTGAGCGCGACTTCAACGCGCCCGCGCTGCTGGAGCGGCACAAGCTGACCCACGACCTGCAGGGTGCTGGCGCACCCCCTGTGCAGGTCTGGGTCCCGGGAGCCAGTAGTGGGCTGGAGACAGCCCGCGAGGGCGGCTCAGCCGAGGCAGGAGACGCACGATCGGCTTGGGACGGCGGGCTACTCCTGGGCCCCACCGGGGGTGGCGTGCCCGAGCTCGGGGGGCTGCTTCCGGAGGGCGGCGGTGAGGCCCCCGCGCGGGGTGCGGCGGCCGAGCCGTCGGAAGACACCCTGTACCAATGCGACTGCGGGACGTTCTTCGCGTCGGCTGCGGCGCTGGCCAGCCACCTGGAGGCTCACTCGGGTCCAGCCACCTACGGCTGTGGCCATTGCGGGGCGCTGTACGCGGCGCTAGCGGCCCTGGAGGAGCACCGGCGGGTCAGCCACGGCGAGGGCGGCGGGGAGGAGGCGGCAGCGGCGGCTCCTGGGGGGCAGCCGGCATCCGGGGAGCCTGCGTCGGGCTCCGGACGCGGCAAGAAGATCTTTGGCTGCTCTGAGTGCGAGAAGCTGTTCCGCTCCCCCCGCGACCTGGAGCGGCACGTGCTGGTGCACACCGGCGAGAAGCCGTTCCCGTGCCTCGAGTGCGGCAAGTTCTTCCGGCACGAGTGCTACCTCAAGCGCCACCGGCTGCTGCATGGCACCGAGCGGCCCTTCCCCTGCCACATCTGCGGCAAGGGCTTCATCACGCTCAGCAACCTCTCCAGGCACCTGAAGCTGCACCGGGGCATGGACTGA
- the Fiz1 gene encoding flt3-interacting zinc finger protein 1 isoform X3 — MDEARLPAPPAPAPAPATAQAAPVAAPRVPFHCSECGKSFRYRSDLRRHFARHTALKPHACPRCGKGFKHSFNLANHLRSHTGERPYRCSACPKGFRDSTGLLHHQVVHTGEKPYCCLVCELRFSSRSSLGRHLKRQHRGVLPAPLQPGPGLPALSAPCSVCCNVGPCSVCGGAGTGSGEGLEGAGAGSWGLAEAAAAAAASLPPFACGACARRFDHGRELAAHWAAHTDVKPFKCPRCERDFNAPALLERHKLTHDLQGAGAPPVQVWVPGASSGLETAREGGSAEAGDARSAWDGGLLLGPTGGGVPELGGLLPEGGGEAPARGAAAEPSEDTLYQCDCGTFFASAAALASHLEAHSGPATYGCGHCGALYAALAALEEHRRVSHGEGGGEEAAAAAPGGQPASGEPASGSGRGKKIFGCSECEKLFRSPRDLERHVLVHTGEKPFPCLECGKFFRHECYLKRHRLLHGTERPFPCHICGKGFITLSNLSRHLKLHRGMD; from the exons ATGGATGAAGCCCGGCTGCCCGCACCCCCGGCTCCTGCCCCTGCACCTGCTACAGCACAGGCAGCACCTGTTGCAGCCCCCCGCGTCCCATTTCACTGCAGCGAATGTGGCAAGAGCTTCCGCTACCGTTCGGACCTGCGGCGTCACTTCGCTCGGCACACAGCTCTCAAGCCCCATGCGTGTCCACGCTGTGGCAAGGGCTTCAAGCACAGCTTCAACCTGGCCAACCACCTGCGCTCCCACACGGGGGAGCGGCCCTACCGCTGCTCTGCCTGTCCCAAGGGTTTCCGCGACTCCACAGGCCTGCTGCACCACCAG GTCGtccacactggggagaagccGTACTGCTGCCTGGTCTGCGAGCTCCGCTTCTCTTCGCGCTCCAGCCTGGGCCGCCACCTCAAGCGCCAGCACCGCGGGGTGCTCCCAGCACCGCTGCAGCCTGGCCCGGGCCTGCCCGCCCTGAGCGCACCCTGCTCCGTCTGCTGCAACGTGGGGCCCTGCTCAGTGTGCGGGGGCGCGGGGACCGGCAGTGGAGAGGGCCTGGAGGGCGCGGGCGCCGGCAGCTGGGGGCTGGCAGAGGCGGCAGCCGCAGCCGCAGCCTCCTTGCCTCCGTTTGCTTGTGGCGCCTGCGCACGGCGCTTCGACCACGGCCGCGAGCTGGCAGCCCACTGGGCCGCGCACACAGACGTGAAGCCCTTCAAGTGCCCGCGCTGTGAGCGCGACTTCAACGCGCCCGCGCTGCTGGAGCGGCACAAGCTGACCCACGACCTGCAGGGTGCTGGCGCACCCCCTGTGCAGGTCTGGGTCCCGGGAGCCAGTAGTGGGCTGGAGACAGCCCGCGAGGGCGGCTCAGCCGAGGCAGGAGACGCACGATCGGCTTGGGACGGCGGGCTACTCCTGGGCCCCACCGGGGGTGGCGTGCCCGAGCTCGGGGGGCTGCTTCCGGAGGGCGGCGGTGAGGCCCCCGCGCGGGGTGCGGCGGCCGAGCCGTCGGAAGACACCCTGTACCAATGCGACTGCGGGACGTTCTTCGCGTCGGCTGCGGCGCTGGCCAGCCACCTGGAGGCTCACTCGGGTCCAGCCACCTACGGCTGTGGCCATTGCGGGGCGCTGTACGCGGCGCTAGCGGCCCTGGAGGAGCACCGGCGGGTCAGCCACGGCGAGGGCGGCGGGGAGGAGGCGGCAGCGGCGGCTCCTGGGGGGCAGCCGGCATCCGGGGAGCCTGCGTCGGGCTCCGGACGCGGCAAGAAGATCTTTGGCTGCTCTGAGTGCGAGAAGCTGTTCCGCTCCCCCCGCGACCTGGAGCGGCACGTGCTGGTGCACACCGGCGAGAAGCCGTTCCCGTGCCTCGAGTGCGGCAAGTTCTTCCGGCACGAGTGCTACCTCAAGCGCCACCGGCTGCTGCATGGCACCGAGCGGCCCTTCCCCTGCCACATCTGCGGCAAGGGCTTCATCACGCTCAGCAACCTCTCCAGGCACCTGAAGCTGCACCGGGGCATGGACTGA
- the Znf579 gene encoding zinc finger protein 579, whose translation MDPQPPPPAQGSPPHRGRGRGRGRGRGRGRGRGRGGAGAPRAPLPCPTCGRLFRFPYYLSRHRLSHSGLRPHACPLCPKAFRRPAHLSRHLRGHGPQPPLRCAACPRTFPEPAQLRRHLAQEHAGGEVELAIERAAKEAAESSWSPQEEGAEQPATAGAGAAEEETAWPESWPAGDPAPLAAPASVEPREAEAEEAEAGAAELRAELALAAGRQEEKQVLLQADWTLLCLRCREAFATKGELKAHPCLRPEGEQEGEGGPPPRPKRHQCSICLKAFARPWSLSRHRLVHSTDRPFVCPDCGLAFRLASYLRQHRRVHGALSLLAPLPGAGKKDDKASGGRNSGKGPEGGEGAECGGAPEGGEGGQNGGDTAPARPPAGEPRFWCPECGKGFRRRAHLRQHGVTHSGARPFQCVRCQREFKRLADLARHAQVHAGGPAPHPCPRCPRRFSRAYSLLRHQRCHRAELERAAALQALQAQAAPSPQPPEHDAEGLPLPLSHIKEEPPSPGTPPRSPPAPPVFLSASCFDSQDHSAFEMEEEEVDSKAHLRGLGGLAS comes from the coding sequence ATGGATCCGCAGCCCCCTCCGCCTGCCCAGGGCAGCCCACCACACCGTGGCCGGGGCCGGGGCCGaggccggggccggggccggggtcGTGGTCGTGGCCGGGGAGGCGCTGGAGCCCCTCGGgcgcccctgccctgccccacctgtGGCCGCCTCTTCCGCTTCCCTTACTACCTCTCCCGGCACCGGCTGAGCCACTCAGGCCTCCGTCCCCACGCCTGTCCTCTGTGTCCGAAGGCCTTCCGCCGGCCTGCCCATCTCTCCCGCCACCTGCGAGGCCACGGGCCCCAGCCCCCGCTGCGCTGCGCCGCCTGCCCTCGCACCTTCCCGGAGCCGGCCCAGCTCAGGCGCCACCTGGCCCAGGAGCACGCGGGCGGCGAGGTAGAGCTGGCCATCGAGAGGGCAGCCAAGGAGGCGGCCGAGTCCAGCTGGAGCCCTCAGGAGGAGGGTGCAGAGCAACCCGCCACTGCAGGGGCCGGGGCCGCGGAGGAGGAGACAGCGTGGCCCGAGTCGTGGCCTGCCGGGGATCCAGCCCCACTGGCGGCCCCCGCGAGCGTCGAGCCCCGGGAGGCCGAGGCGGAGGAGGCCGAGGCTGGGGCAGCCGAGCTGAGAGCCGAGTTGGCGCTGGCGGCCGGGCGGCAGGAGGAGAAGCAGGTCCTGCTCCAGGCCGACTGGACGCTGCTGTGCCTCCGCTGCCGCGAAGCCTTTGCCACCAAGGGCGAGCTCAAAGCGCACCCGTGTCTGCGCCCCGAGGGCGAACAGGAGGGTGAAGGGGGGCCCCCGCCACGCCCCAAGCGACACCAGTGCTCCATCTGCCTCAAGGCCTTCGCCAGGCCCTGGTCCCTGTCGCGCCACCGGCTGGTCCACTCCACGGACCGCCCTTTTGTGTGCCCAGACTGCGGCCTAGCCTTCCGCCTCGCCTCCTACCTCCGCCAGCACCGCCGTGTCCACGGAGCGCTCAGCCTGCTGGCCCCGCTGCCCGGGGCGGGCAAGAAGGACGACAAGGCCTCGGGTGGACGGAACTCAGGGAAAGGGCCTGAGGGGGGCGAAGGGGCCGAGTGCGGGGGTGCCCCCGAAGGGGGAGAAGGCGGGCAGAACGGAGGAGACACCGCCCCAGCCCGGCCCCCAGCGGGGGAGCCCCGCTTCTGGTGTCCCGAGTGCGGCAAAGGTTTCCGACGCCGGGCACACCTGCGGCAGCACGGTGTGACCCACTCGGGGGCGCGCCCCTTCCAGTGCGTGCGTTGCCAGCGGGAGTTCAAGCGGCTGGCGGACCTGGCCCGCCACGCGCAGGTCCACGCTGGCGGCCCGGCCCCGCACCCGTGCCCGCGCTGCCCACGGCGCTTCTCGCGAGCCTACAGCCTCCTTCGCCACCAGCGCTGCCACCGCGCAGAGCTGGAGAGGGCGGCGGCGTTGCAGGCGCTCCAGGCCCAGGCCGCGCCTTCACCCCAGCCACCTGAGCATGATGCGGAAGGGCTCCCTCTGCCCCTCTCACACATCAAGGAAGAGCCACCCTCCCCCGGGACCCCACCCCGGTCCCCTCCCGCTCCCCCCGTCTTCCTCAGCGCCTCCTGTTTCGACAGCCAAGACCACTCGGCCTTTGAGATGGAGGAAGAAGAGGTAGACAGCAAAGCGCATCTGCGCGGCCTGGGAGGCCTGGCCTCCTGA